The Neurospora crassa OR74A linkage group IV, whole genome shotgun sequence genome has a segment encoding these proteins:
- a CDS encoding mitochondrial ribosomal protein subunit L23 yields the protein MASVAKTGAEALRNAPFRVGKKQIFLPNHVITFVRPLPKQPPNLATFIVPLEFNKLDLRDYLYHVYNVEVTGVRSFVNQRMHEQRHGDVGNWRRPKSQKMMIAELAKPFVWPKPPAEDAREAFDYAMWKKQKTAQEQDTKFQGIRAQGEVVPPSQFEVTKDRKAIKARQSKFLSGEETWAPGKVNAFLNSKIVPEEEGWSEVEENLPLDESAESAAEESSSKGSETRQ from the exons ATGGCCTCCGTAGCGAAAACGGGTGCTGAGGCACTGAGGAATGCCCCCTTTAGGGTGGGCAAGAAGCAGATCTTCCT GCCAAACCACGTCATCACGTTCGTCCGCCCGCTGCCCAAGCAGCCGCCTAACCTCGCGACCTTCATCGTCCCCCTCGAGTTCAACAAGCTCGACCTGCgcgactacctctaccatgTCTACAACGTCGAGGTGACGGGTGTCCGCTCCTTCGTCAACCAGCGCATGCACGAGCAGAGACACGGCGATGTCGGCAACTGGCGCCGCCCCAAGTCGCAAAAGATGATGATCGCCGAGCTGGCCAAGCCGTTCGTCTGGCCCAAGCCGCCCGCTGAGGATGCCCGCGAAGCATTCGACTACGCCATgtggaagaagcagaagacgGCGCAGGAGCAAGATACTAAATTCCAGGGCATCAGGGCCCAGGGTGAGGTCGTACCGCCGTCGCAGTTCGAGGTGACCAAGGACCGCAAGGCTATCAAGGCACGGCAGAGCAAGTTCCTCTCGGGTGAGGAGACATGGGCGCCCGGAAAGGTCAACGCATTTCTGAATTCGAAGATTgtgccggaggaggagggatggTCCGAAGTAGAAGAGAACCTGCCTTTGGATGAGTCGGCGGAGTCTGCCGCGGAggagagcagcagcaaaggtTCGGAGACTAGGCAATGA
- a CDS encoding mitochondrial carrier protein LEU5, producing MPPALISHASMPGSASNEPREVTADAFRLGAKMQKEKGEAAICPTDDEASVPRSKKHSSSQKKRSLDYLWRSGVAGGLAGCAAKTVVAPLDRVKILFQAHNPHFVKYAGSWWGFGEAIKEIYRQDGVKGLFRGHSATLLRIFPYAGIKFLAYEQIRALVITRKDHETPLRRLVSGSLAGVTSVFFTYPLELIRVRLAFETKREGRSSLRSIIRQIYSENALTVPKNAPASAHAPALIPRTGLANFYRGFSPTLLGMLPYAGMSFLTHDTVGDIFRHPSLAKWTTLPQPENAPAGKAAPLRSWAELTAGGIAGLVSQTVSYPLEVIRRRMQVGGAVGDGHRLTIGETAKLIMRERGVRGFFVGLTIGYAKVVPMVATSFYTYERLKTFFGI from the exons ATGCCCCCGGCGCTCATCAGCCATGCCTCCATGCCGGGGAGCGCATCAAACGAACCACGAGAGGTAACAGCTGATGCGTTCCGACTAGGGGCCAAGAtgcagaaggagaaaggtGAAGCGGCGATATGCCCAACAGACGATGAAGCGTCCGTACCGCGGTCCAAGAAGCATTCGAGTTCGCAAAAGAAACGGAGTTTGGATTACCTTTGGAGATCGGGAGTAGCAGGGGGCTTGGCCGGATGCGCG GCCAAAACCGTTGTCGCACCGCTTGATCGGGTAAAGATCCTATTCCAGGCTCACAATCCACACTTCGTCAAGTACGCGGGCTCGTGGTGGGGCTTTGGGGAGGCcataaaagaaatatatcGACAGGATGGGGTTAAGGGTCTGTTTAGGGGGCATTCAGCAACCCTCCTAAGGATCTTTCCGTACGCCGGTATCAAGTTTCTAGCCTACGAGCAAATAAGGGCACTCGTCATCACTCGGAAGGACCACGAAACCCCCCTACGGCGGCTTGTGAGCGGCTCGCTCGCCGGCGTCACGtccgtcttcttcacctATCCCCTCGAACTCATACGAGTACGGCTAGCGTTCGAGACAAAACGGGAAGGCCGGTCATCCCTCCGATCCATCATTAGGCAGATATACAGCGAAAATGCCCTCACGGTTCCCAAAAACGCACCGGCTTCAGCACACGCGCCCGCTCTGATCCCGCGGACCGGGCTCGCCAACTTCTACCGCGGCTTCTCTCCCACCCTCCTCGGCATGCTTCCCTACGCCGGTATGTCCTTCCTCACACACGACACGGTTGGCGACATCTTCCGGCACCCGAGTCTTGCAAAATGGACAACACTACCGCAACCGGAAAACGCGCCGGCCGGTAAGGCTGCCCCCCTGCGCTCATGGGCGGAGCTTACGGCCGGTGGTATCGCGGGATTGGTCTCGCAGACGGTGTCGTACCCCCTGGAGGTCATCAGGCGGCGCATGCAGGTCGGCGGAGCGGTCGGCGATGGTCATAGGTTGACCATTGGCGAGACGGCCAAGCTGATCATGCGGGAACGGGGGGTCCGCGGCTTCTTTGTCGGCTTGACTATTGGGTATGCGAAGGTAGTTCCCATGGTGGCTACGAGCTTTTACACCTATGAAAGGTTAAAGACATTTTTTGGCATCTAG